In Helianthus annuus cultivar XRQ/B chromosome 9, HanXRQr2.0-SUNRISE, whole genome shotgun sequence, the following are encoded in one genomic region:
- the LOC110877425 gene encoding probable F-box protein At5g36000 codes for MRIGAFSFDSPDAFLMENLICPPKLPTEDTVQKMLDSGGSCILHNIKTGIWIADLQLVRCPVCDLNACDGTTQVLDAKHLKLFLNDGFVNGSWEYELVGSHDIKRHVNSASGGILDIKRFNSPYTAGKESGTSSGHAGGDTRGKGVL; via the exons ATGAGAATTGGTGCATTTTCCTTCGACTCGCCAGATGCATTCCTCATGGAGAATCTTATCTGCCCTCCAAAGCTTCCAACGGAAGATACCGTGCAGAAGATGTTGGACTCTGGCGGGTCATGTATATTGCACAACATCAAAACTGGAATATGGATAGCAG ATTTACAGCTTGTTCGGTGCCCTGTATGTGACCTGAACGCATGTGATG GAACAACGCAGGTACTGGATGCCAAACACTTAAAGCTCTTCCTCAATGACGGGTTTGTAAATGGAAGCTGGGAGTACGAGCTGGTAGGATCTCATGACATCAAAAGACATGTAAACAGTGCATCTGGTGGCATTTTGGACATCAAACGCTTTAATAGTCCATACACAGCTG gcaaggaatccgggacgtcaagtggacacgccggaggtgatacccgcggaaaaggTGTGCTTTGA